One genomic window of Ficedula albicollis isolate OC2 chromosome 18, FicAlb1.5, whole genome shotgun sequence includes the following:
- the KCNJ2 gene encoding inward rectifier potassium channel 2, whose translation MGSVRTNRYSIVSSEEDGMKLSTMAVANGFGNGKGKVHTRQQCRSRFVKKDGHCNVQFINVGEKGQRYLADIFTTCVDIRWRWMLVIFCLTFILSWLFFGCVFWLIALLHGDLEEQENSKPCVSQVSSFTAAFLFSIETQTTIGYGFRCVTDECPIAVFMVVFQSIVGCIIDAFIIGAVMAKMAKPKKRNETLVFSHNAVVAMRDGKLCLMWRVGNLRKSHLVEAHVRAQLLKSRITSEGEYIPLDQIDINVGFDSGIDRIFLVSPITIVHEIDEDSPLYDLSKQDMDNADFEIVVILEGMVEATAMTTQCRSSYLANEILWGHRYEPVLFEEKNYYKVDYSRFHKTYEVPNTPICSARDLAEKKYILSNANSFCYENEVALSSKEEDEIDTGVPESMSTDTHPDMERHSQAGVPLEPRPLRRESEI comes from the coding sequence ATGGGCAGCGTGCGAACCAACCGCTACAGCATCGTGTCCTCGGAGGAGGACGGCATGAAGCTGTCCACCATGGCCGTGGCCAACGGCTTCGGCAACGGCAAGGGCAAGGTCCACACCCGGCAGCAGTGCCGGAGCCGCTTCGTCAAGAAGGACGGACACTGCAACGTCCAGTTCATCAACGTGGGCGAGAAGGGGCAGCGCTACCTGGCCGACATCTTCACCACGTGCGTGGACATCCGCTGGAGGTGGATGCTGGTGATCTTCTGCCTGACTTTCATCctctcctggcttttttttggcTGTGTGTTTTGGTTGATTGCGCTGTTGCACGGGGatctggaggagcaggagaacagCAAGCCTTGCGTGTCTCAGGTGAGCAGCTTCACCGCAGCCTTCCTGTTCTCCATCGAGACCCAGACCACGATCGGCTACGGCTTCAGGTGCGTCACTGATGAGTGTCCCATCGCCGTGTTCATGGTGGTTTTCCAGTCCATCGTGGGCTGCATCATCGATGCCTTCATCATTGGCGCCGTCATGGCAAAGATGGCCAAGCCAAAAAAGAGGAACGAAACTCTGGTCTTCAGCCACAACGCCGTGGTGGCCATGAGGGACGGGAAGCTGTGCCTGATGTGGCGCGTGGGGAACCTGAGGAAAAGCCACCTGGTGGAGGCGCACGTGCGGGCGCAGCTGCTGAAATCCAGGATCACGTCGGAGGGGGAGTACATCCCCCTGGATCAGATCGACATCAACGTGGGCTTCGACAGCGGCATCGACCGCATCTTCCTGGTGTCGCCCATCACCATCGTGCACGAGATAGACGAGGACAGCCCTCTGTACGACCTGAGCAAGCAGGACATGGACAACGCCGACTTCGAGATCGTGGTCATCCTGGAGGGCATGGTGGAGGCCACGGCCATGACCACCCAGTGCCGCAGCTCGTACCTGGCCAACGAGATCCTCTGGGGCCACCGCTACGAGCCCGTGCTCTTCGAAGAGAAGAACTACTACAAGGTGGACTACTCGAGGTTCCACAAAACCTACGAAGTGCCCAACACGCCcatctgcagtgccagggactTAGCGGAGAAGAAGTACATCCTCTCCAACGCCAACTCCTTCTGCTACGAGAACGAGGTGGCGCtcagcagcaaggaggaggaCGAGATCGACACGGGGGTGCCCGAGAGCATGAGCACGGACACGCACCCGGACATGGAGCGCCACAGCCAGGCGGGGGTGCCGCTGGAGCCGCGGCCGCTGCGGCGCGAGTCCGAGATCTGA